Below is a genomic region from Microbacterium sp. LWO12-1.2.
CCATGCCTTCCTGCACATCAACGAGCGCGCACTCGACACGGCTGCAGCGATCGACGCCCAGCGTGCGGCGGGGGAGGCCCTGGGTCCTCTCGCCGGTGTTCCGCTGGCGATCAAGGACGTCCTGGTCACGACCGACCAGCCCACAACGAGCGGTTCGCGCATCCTCGAGGGATACCTCTCGCCGTATGACGCCACCGTGGTCGCGCGGTCGCGCGCAGCCGGCCTCGTGCCGCTGGGCAAGACCAACATGGACGAATTCGCCATGGGGTCCTCCACGGAGCACTCGGCCTACGGCCCGACCCGCAACCCATGGGATCTCGACCGCATCCCCGGTGGATCCGGTGGGGGATCCGCCGCAGCCGTCGCCGCCTTCGAGGCGCCTCTCGCGCTCGGCTCCGACACGGGTGGCTCGATTCGCCAGCCCGCGCACGTCACCGGAACGGTCGGTGTGAAGCCGACGTACGGCGGCGTGAGCAGGTATGGAGCAATCGCTCTGGCCTCGAGCCTCGATCAGGTCGGCCCGGTCACCCGGACCGTGCTGGACGCCGGCCTGCTGCACGATGTCATCGGTGGGCACGACCCGAAGGATTCCACCTCCCTGCGCGATGAATGGCCCTCCTTCGCCGCCGCCGCACGGGAAGGCGCCCGGGGCGATGTGCTCAAGGGCCTCAAGGTGGGCGTCATCCGCGAGCTCCCCGACAGCGGCTTCCAGCCCGGTGTCGCGGATTCGTTCCGCAGCGCACTCGCACTCATGGAGGCCCAGGGGGCGGAGATCGTCGAGATCGGCGCTCCGCACTTCGAGTACGGCGTCGCCGCCTACTACCTGATTCTCCCTGCGGAGGCATCCAGCAATCTCGCGAAGTTCGACTCCGTGCGCTTCGGCCTGCGCGTCACCCCGGACGGCAACCCCACGGTCGAGGACGTCATGTCCGCGACACGTGATGCCGGCTTCGGCGACGAGGTCAAGCGTCGAATCATCCTCGGCACCTATGCACTGTCGGCCGGCTACTACGACGCCTACTACGGCAGCGCGCAGAAGGTCCGCACGCTGATCCAGCAGGACTTCGCGGCGGCATTCGCCGACGTCGATGTCATCGCCACGCCTTCGGCGCCGACCACGGCCTTCAAGCTCGGCGAGAAGATCGACGACCCGCTGCAGATGTACCTCAACGACATCACAACGATCCCGGTGAACCTCGCCGGTGTGCCCGGTATCTCGATCCCCAGCGGTCTCGCTGCCGAGGACGGGCTGCCCGTCGGCATCCAGTTCATCGCCCCGGCCAGAGAGGACGCCCGTCTTTATCGCGTCGGCGCCGCCCTCGAAGCCGTGCTCCTCGATGCGTGGGGGGCACCACTCCTCACACGCGCACCCCAGCTCGCAGGAGGGACCCGCTGATGGCTGCCGCCAAGCTCATGGACTTCGACAAGGCACTCGAGCTCTTCGAGCCGGTTCTCGGATTCGAGGTTCACGTCGAGCTCAACACCAATACGAAGATGTTCTCCGACGCGCCGAACCCGGCGAACGAAGCATTCCACTCCGCTGCGCCGAACACGCTCATCGCGCCCGTGGATCTCGGTCTGCCCGGCTCGCTGCCCGTCGTGAACGAGACCGCGATCCGCTCGTCGATCAGCCTCGGTCTCGCGCTCGGCTGCTCGATCGCCGAGTCGAGCCGTTTCGCTCGCAAGAACTACTTCTACCCGGACCTGGGCAAGAACTACCAGATCTCGCAGTACGACGAGCCGATCGCCTTCGAGGGCTCGGTGGAGGTCGAACTCGAGGACGGCACTCTCGTGACGATCCCGATCGAGCGCGCGCACATGGAAGAGGACGCCGGCAAGCTCACTCACATGGGTGGCGCCACCGGCCGTATTCAGGGCGCCGAGTACTCGCTCGTGGACTACAACCGCGCGGGCGTTCCTCTCGTCGAGATCGTCACCAAGGTGATCTTCGGCGCCGAGCACCGTGCTCCCGAGGTCGCGAAGGCGTACGTTTCGACGATCCGTGACATCGTGCGCAGCCTCGGAATCTCCGAGGCGCGACTGGAGCGCGGCAACCTCCGCTGCGACGCCAACGTCTCCCTCCGTCCCCGGGGCGCAGAGAAGCTGGGCACACGCACCGAGACGAAGAACGTGAACTCGATGCGTTCGGTGGAGAGGGCCGTGCGGTACGAGATCCAGCGTCAGGCGCAGATCCTCGCTGATGGCGGAACGATCACCCAGGAGACGCGTCACTGGCACGAGGACACCGGCACGACCTCACCCGGCCGCCCGAAGTCGGACGCCGACGACTACCGGTACTTCCCCGAGCCCGACCTGCTGCCCGTGCAGCCGGCACCGGTGCTGATCGAGGAGCTGCGGGCTGCTCTGCCCGAACAGCCCGTAGCCCGCCGTCGCCGCCTGAAGGTGGACTGGGGCTTCACGGACCTGGAGTTCCAGGACGTCCGCAACGGTGGTCTGATCGACGAGGTCGAGGCCACTATCGCCGCCGGTGCGACTCCCGCCACGGCACGAAAGTGGTGGACCGGCGAGATCAGCCGCCTGGCGAACGCGCAGGAGAAGGATGCGGCTGCCCTGATCAGCCCCCAGAACGTCGCCGCGCTGCAGCTGCTCGTCGACGCGGGAACGCTGACGGACAAGCTGGCCCGTCAGGTACTCGAGGGTGTCATCGCCGGCGAGGGAACCCCGCAGGAAGTCGTGGACGCCCGCGGGCTCGCGGTCGTGTCGGATGACGGCGCCTTGATCGCCGCGATCGATGAGGCTCTCGCCGCGCAGCCCGACGTGCTCGCGAAGATCCAGGACGGCAAGGTGCAGGCCGCCGGTGCGGTGATCGGTGCGGTCATGAAGGCGATGAAGGGCCAGGCCGACGCCGCCCGGGTGCGCGAACTGGTTCTCGAGCGCGCAGCACAGTAATCATCGACCCTGGGCCTCCATGTCGGAGGCCCGGGGGAGAATGGTCATATGGGACACGGCGACGGTAGAGGACGGACTGTCTCGCCCGCGAACGCCGATGACGCCGGTACTCGCATTCTTCATGTCGACATGGACGCGTTCTACGCGGCGGTCGAGGTGCTCGACGACCCGAGTCTGCGGGGACTGCCGCTGATCATCGGTGCACCGGACGGTCGGTCCGTCGTATCGAGCGCGTCGTATGAAGCGAGACGCTACGGTGTGCGCGCGGCGATGCCGGTAGCACAGGCGATGCGCCTGTGCCCGACCGCTCGCATCGTCATGCCACATTTCCATCGATATCAAGAGGTCTCCCGTCAGGTGATGGCGATCTTCGAATCGTTCACGCCTCTTGTGGAACCGCTCTCGGTCGACGAGGCGTTTCTCGACGTGCACGGCGTCCGGCGGCTCTGGGGCAGCCCTTCGCAGATCGCGGCCCTCATTCGGGAGCGTGTGAGTGCGGAGGTGGGGATCACCTGCAGCGTCGGCGTTGCAGCGACGAAGCATGTCGCGAAGATGGCATCCACCGTCGCCAAGCCCGATGGCATGTTGGTGGTCGCCGCAGCCGACACGCTCGCCTTCCTCTCTCCGCGGCCGGTCCGAGCGATGTGGGGCGTCGGGCCGAAGGCCGCCGAAGCGCTCGAGGCGCGGGGCATCAGGACCATCCAGGACATCCGCGACGCACCGCACGAGATGCTCGACCGTGCGGTCGGAGCGGCGCTGAGCGCGCGGTTGGAGCAGCTCGCCAGAGGTCAGGATGCACGGGCGATCGAGACCGATCGCGTCGAGAAGAGCGTCGGGCACGAGGAGACCTTCGAGCACGACATCGTCGACAGGGTGTTCCTCCGCGGCGAGCTGCTGCGGCTCGCGGATCGTGTCGCCGCGCGGCTGCGCCGTGCGGGGTGGGAAGCCGGTACCGTCTCGATCAAGGTTCGCTTCGACGACTTTCGAACGCTCACTCGCTCGCAGACGTTGGCGGAGCCGACCGCGGTGGGCCAACGGATCGGAGAGTCCGCGAACGCGCTGTTCGAGCAGATCGAGCGCCGCGACCCGGTCCG
It encodes:
- the gatA gene encoding Asp-tRNA(Asn)/Glu-tRNA(Gln) amidotransferase subunit GatA — encoded protein: MSDIIRLTAAELATKLASREVSSVEATQAHLDRIAVVDGDVHAFLHINERALDTAAAIDAQRAAGEALGPLAGVPLAIKDVLVTTDQPTTSGSRILEGYLSPYDATVVARSRAAGLVPLGKTNMDEFAMGSSTEHSAYGPTRNPWDLDRIPGGSGGGSAAAVAAFEAPLALGSDTGGSIRQPAHVTGTVGVKPTYGGVSRYGAIALASSLDQVGPVTRTVLDAGLLHDVIGGHDPKDSTSLRDEWPSFAAAAREGARGDVLKGLKVGVIRELPDSGFQPGVADSFRSALALMEAQGAEIVEIGAPHFEYGVAAYYLILPAEASSNLAKFDSVRFGLRVTPDGNPTVEDVMSATRDAGFGDEVKRRIILGTYALSAGYYDAYYGSAQKVRTLIQQDFAAAFADVDVIATPSAPTTAFKLGEKIDDPLQMYLNDITTIPVNLAGVPGISIPSGLAAEDGLPVGIQFIAPAREDARLYRVGAALEAVLLDAWGAPLLTRAPQLAGGTR
- the gatB gene encoding Asp-tRNA(Asn)/Glu-tRNA(Gln) amidotransferase subunit GatB, with translation MAAAKLMDFDKALELFEPVLGFEVHVELNTNTKMFSDAPNPANEAFHSAAPNTLIAPVDLGLPGSLPVVNETAIRSSISLGLALGCSIAESSRFARKNYFYPDLGKNYQISQYDEPIAFEGSVEVELEDGTLVTIPIERAHMEEDAGKLTHMGGATGRIQGAEYSLVDYNRAGVPLVEIVTKVIFGAEHRAPEVAKAYVSTIRDIVRSLGISEARLERGNLRCDANVSLRPRGAEKLGTRTETKNVNSMRSVERAVRYEIQRQAQILADGGTITQETRHWHEDTGTTSPGRPKSDADDYRYFPEPDLLPVQPAPVLIEELRAALPEQPVARRRRLKVDWGFTDLEFQDVRNGGLIDEVEATIAAGATPATARKWWTGEISRLANAQEKDAAALISPQNVAALQLLVDAGTLTDKLARQVLEGVIAGEGTPQEVVDARGLAVVSDDGALIAAIDEALAAQPDVLAKIQDGKVQAAGAVIGAVMKAMKGQADAARVRELVLERAAQ
- the dinB gene encoding DNA polymerase IV; translated protein: MGHGDGRGRTVSPANADDAGTRILHVDMDAFYAAVEVLDDPSLRGLPLIIGAPDGRSVVSSASYEARRYGVRAAMPVAQAMRLCPTARIVMPHFHRYQEVSRQVMAIFESFTPLVEPLSVDEAFLDVHGVRRLWGSPSQIAALIRERVSAEVGITCSVGVAATKHVAKMASTVAKPDGMLVVAAADTLAFLSPRPVRAMWGVGPKAAEALEARGIRTIQDIRDAPHEMLDRAVGAALSARLEQLARGQDARAIETDRVEKSVGHEETFEHDIVDRVFLRGELLRLADRVAARLRRAGWEAGTVSIKVRFDDFRTLTRSQTLAEPTAVGQRIGESANALFEQIERRDPVRLVGVRAEKLRPAGGGGLGLWDDDEDWRRVEGAVDDAVARFGSATITRARHLGRDDGRGAVQHPKAHGLD